A stretch of DNA from Thiomicrospira sp. XS5:
ATTCGCTCCGAAATGAAGTTCGACTCGCTGGACGCCTTGACCGCACAAATTCAAAAAGACGCTCAAGTGGCGCGTACAATGCATGGTCTGAAAGACGATTGAGCGGTGTGAAACGCCGCTAAAACCGAATTTTTAAAAATCTAAACTGAAGTTATCGACATGACAAAAGATTACAAACCGACATTAAACTTACCCGAAACCGATTTCCCGATGCGCGGAAATTTGCCGAACCGGGAACCGAAACAGGTTGAACGTTGGATGCAGGTCGACCTGTATCGCAAGGTGCGTGAAACCATGGCGGGGCGTCCGAAGTTTATTTTGCATGACGGACCGCCGTATGCCAACGGCCAGATTCACATTGGCCATGCGGTGAATAAAGTGTTGAAGGATATGATCGTCAAATCCAAAGGCTTGAGCGGGTTTGATGCGCCTTATGTGCCGGGTTGGGACTGTCACGGGTTGCCGATTGAGCTGAATGTCGAGAAGAAGAAAGGCAAGGTCGGTCAGAAAATCGGTGCCACCGAATTCCGCCAGGCCTGCCGCGACTACGCTCAAAAGCAAGTCGATGCACAGATGACGGACTTCAAACGTCTGGGCGTTGTGGCGGATTGGGATCAACCGTATTTGACCAAAGATTATCAGTTTGAAGCTAATGAAATCCGTGCTTTGGCGAAAATCGTTGAAAACGGCCATTTGATGAAAGGCACCAAGCCGGTTTACTGGAGTGTCGGCGGGCATTCCGCTTTGGCGGAAGCCGAGGTGGAGTATGAGGACAAGCGTTCTCATGCCATTGATGTGCGATTCAAAGTATTGGATGAGGCCGCGTTCTTCGAACGTTGTCATCATGTGGAAGCGCAATTGGGCGAAGGGCCTTTGTCGGTGGTGATTTGGACCACGACGCCCTGGACCCTGCCGGCCAACCAGGCGGTCTCGATCAACCCGGAATTGGAATACGCCGTGGTGCAGGTCGAAGGCGAAAACGGGTCGGAGCGTCTGTTCCTGGCCGAAGCGCTTTTAAAAGACAGCATGGACAAATGGGGCTTCGAAAACTATCGCGTCATCGCTTATGGCCGTGGTGATCAGTTTGAGTTAATCCGTCTGCAACATCCGTTTTACGACCGCATTGTCCCGTTGATTTTGGGCGACCATGTCACCACCGACGCCGGGACCGGTTGTGTACACACGGCGCCGGGGCACGGTCAGGAAGACTACGCGGTCGGCTTGAAATACGATTTGGAAGTGGATTGTCCGGTGGACGGTCGCGGTAACTATGTGTCGGGCACACCGTTGTTTGAAGGCGAGAACGTTCTCAAGGCCGATGACCACGTGATTGAGGTGTTGCAAGAACATCAGGCGCTGGTCCATCACGAAGCGATTGTGCACAGTTATCCGCACTGCTGGCGAACCAAAACCCCGCTGATTTTCCGTGCGACTCCGCAATGGTTTATCAGTATGACCGAAGGCCATCTACGCGACCAGGCCATGGACGCTATCCAGAAAGTGGAATGGGTGCCGGATTGGGGGAAAGCCCGTATCGAAGGGATGGTCGATGGCCGCCCGGATTGGTGTATTTCCCGTCAGCGTTTCTGGGGCGTGCCGATTCCGATTTTCATTCATAAGGCCACCGGCACCATGCACCCGAATACCGTCGAGATGATGGAAAAAGTGGCGCAAATGGTGGAAGAAAAATCCATTGATGCCTGGTATGACCTGGAGCCGGAGGTGTTGTTGGGCGTGGAGGCGGACGATTATGAAAAAGTCACCGACATTCTGGACGTTTGGTTCGATTCGGGGATTTCGCATTTCACCGTGCTGGATCAGCGCGATGAATTGACGACGCCGGCGGATTTGTACTTGGAAGGGTCCGACCAACATCGTGGCTGGTTCCAGTCGTCTCTGTTGACGTCCTTAGCGATTCGTGGCAGCGCACCGTACAAGCAAGTGCTGACGCACGGCTTTACCGTGGATAAAGACGGCAAGAAAATGTCGAAGTCGAAAGGCAATGTCGTGGCACCGCAAGACATCGCCAATAAGTTTGGCGCCGATATTCTGCGCTTGTGGATTGCCGCGGCCGATTACCGTTATGAAATGACCGTGTCCGACGAAATCATTCAACGTACGGCGGATGCTTATCGCCGTATTCGGAATACTTCGCGCTTCCTGTTAGCGAACCTGAACGGCTTCGATCCGAAAACCGATGCCGTGCCGTACGACGAAATGTTGCCGTTGGATCAATGGGCCGTCGGTCAGGCGGCACAGATTCAACAGGAAGTGGAAGCGGCTTATGAGTCCTATCATTTCCACACCATTTATCAAGCGGTGACGCACTTCTGTTCGGTCGAACTGGGCGCATTCTATCTGGATGTCATCAAGGATCGCCAGTACACCTGTAAGGCGGACAGTTTGCCGCGACGTTCCGCGCAGACCGCCTTGTATCACATTGTGGAAGCCTTGACGCGTTGGATTGCACCGATTTTGAGTTTCACTGCCGAGGAAATTTGGCAGTCGTTACCGGGTGACCGTTCCGACACCGTCTTTACCGAGCAGTGGTACGACGGCTTGACGGCATTGGACGAAACGCAACCGATGAATTCGGCCTATTGGGCGCGGATGATGGACGTGCGTTCGGCGGTCGCCAAACAGTTGGAACAGCTGCGAAATGACGGTGTGGTGAAAGGGTCTTTGACCGCCGAAGTGACGCTGTATGCCGACGGCGATCTGTTCGAGCAGATTCAAGCCTTGCAGGACGAATTGCGTTTTGTGTTGATTACCTCTTACGCCATTGTGAAACCGGCGTCGGAAAAAACCGATACCGCCGTCACCACCGATGTGGATGGCTTGTGGGTGGATGCCGGAGCGGCCGATAAACCGAAATGCGGCCGTTGCTGGCACCATCGTGAGGATGTCGGTTCGCACAGTGAAGACGAGGATTTGTGTCAACGTTGTATCGATAATGTCTATGGCGAAGGGGAGCAACGTCAGTTTGCTTAAAATCGGCCAGGCCTGGTCGGTTTCACCATTCGACGTATCGTTATGACGCATCCCGTTACTCTTTCCCAATCGGCGCTGAAAACGCTGTGGCTCGCTGTTGTGCTGCTGGTGTTGGATCAGTTGACTAAATACTGGGCCAATACCGGTTTGACACTGGGCGAGCCGGTGGCGATTCTGCCGCATTTGAACTTCACGCTGGTCTATAACTACGGCGCAGCCTTCAGTTTTCTGGCGGATATGGGCGGCTGGCAACGCTGGCTGTTCACCGGATTGGCGCTGGGGGTCAGCGGCGCGTTGCTTTTCTGGCTGTCAAAATTGCCGAAGGTGTGGAGTGCGGAAACCGTTGGCATCAATCTGATTTTGAGTGGTGCCGTCGGTAATGTCATTGACCGGATTCTGTTCGGTCGGGTGACCGACTTCGTCGACTTCTATATTGGTTCCTGGCATTACGCCACCTTTAATGTGGCCGATATGGCGATTAATATCGGGGCGGGATTATTGATTCTGTCCGAATTTTGGTTAAAGCCGAGACGTGAAAAGCGCGCCGTGCAACGCGACGAATCTTAAGCCTTTCCTCTTTCAATTCTTTTCCTAGTCTTTTAGTGATGTCAGTCTTACGTCTTCGGTGACGATTGGGTTTGCTGCGCCTGTTGCTTGGCTTTTTCGGATTTTTCCAGTTGATTGGCGAGTTTGGTCAGGCGGCTTTGTAGCTTCCAGAATAAGTAGGCCGGTTGTTCGCACACATCGGGTTTGGGTGTTTTGAGCATGTCCGCTGACCTGTCTAACAGTTTGAAATGTCGTTTAAAGACCATTATAGCCGATTGCGATAATTTACAATCAACCTGCTAAAGGTGTTGATGACTGTATCGACTAACGAACGGTTTTCTGTAAGATTTTCAGCATGCGATAGGATGGATAGCCGTCGGCCGGCAAGCCATTTTGCAGTTGGAAAGCGCGCAGAGCGCTGCGGGTTTTGCTGCCGGCAATGCCGTCGATCTTACCGATGTCTTCGCCGGCCAGGGCTAAGCGTTCTTGCAGCTCTTTGATTTGGTCGCGGGTGAGCGACTTATCGTCTTTCGGGGCGGTTTTGCTCAGTGGCGGGCGCCCGACGATCCGGTCCGCCAAGTGGCCGACGGCGAGAGCATAACTGTCGGAACGGTTCCAACGTTTGATGACGTCGAAGTTATCGAAGACCAAAAACGCCGGGCCGCGATAGTCGTATGGCAAGAGCAGGGCGGCTTCCATGTCCGCTTTCGGTAACGGGCGACCATCCGCCAGTTTTAAACCGAGTTGCCGCCATTCATCCAGCGGGCGCTTGGTACGACCATCGGCCAGCCCTAAATCAAAGGCTTCCGGTAAGGTGACTTCCCGTCCCCAGTTTTCTTCACGCTGCCAACCCAGTTCATTCAGAAAGTTCCCCATTGAATAGAAGACGTCCGGCAGGCTGTTCCAAAGGTCGCGTTTGCCGGAGTTGTCGGCATCCACGGCGTATCGTAAATAATTGCTGGGCATGAATTGGCATTGTCCCATGGCACCGGCCCAAGAGCCTTTCATTTGCGCGGGATCAATATGACCTTGGTCGATAATGCGCAAAGCGGCCATGAGTTCTCGTTGAAAAAATTCGGAGCGACGGCGGTCATAGGATAAGGTGGCCAGGGATTCGATAATCGGGGTGTTGCCGGTGTAACCGCCGAAATTGGTTTCCATGCCCCAGAAGGCGATTAGAAAACGCCCGGGCACCCCGTATTCACGCGTGACTTCTTGCAATTGGGGTTTGTATTTTTCATACAGTTTTTGGCCGGTTTCAATGCGCCAGTCGGTGACGGCACGGTTAAAGTATTGCCAGAAGGTGCGAGTAAATTCCGGTTGACGGCGATCCAATTCCAGCACACGCTCATTCAAATGCACATTTTTGAAAGCTTGATTCAGGGTCTGTTGGGAAATGCCGTCCTGGCGGGCCTGTTTTTTGAAGCCTTTTAGCCAGGCCTGAAAATCGGCTTCGGATTGAGGCGGTGGCTCATAGGCCATGGCCGGCGACTGTGCCAGCAGAAAGGATACAAAAACCGTGAAAAAAAGTCGTGTGATGTGTGTCATAAAAAAATCATAAGCCGGTGTTCAAATGTGCATTCTTGTTTATAAATTGTATATAAGTGCGCTCTAATAATGTCGTCACAGGGTGGCCATTTTACTAAAGTGACTTGTCGTAATGCAGTAAAATAACGTTTTTGTCGATAGGTAATTTCAATGTGTCGTTTTTTTGCAACGTCTCCGCCGGGTTTGAACGAGCTGCTTCGTGAAGAGTTGACCCGTTTTGGCGCGGAAAACATCAAAGTTCAGCCAACAGGCGCGACCTTTGAAGGGCCTCTGGACGTAGGCTACCGAACTTGTCTTTGGTCGCGTTTGGCCAATCGGGTCTATTATGTGCTGCTGGAAACCGAGGTGCCGAATCAGGAAGCCTTGAGCGGCCTGGTAGCGTCCATCGATTGGATTCAGCATGTGGCGCAAGACGGCACCTTTGCGGTGTCCTTCACCGGGAAAGGATTGGGCATCGAGCACAGCCATTACGGTGCGCTGAAAATCAAAGACGGCATCGTCGATTATTTTCGCGAACGTTATCAAACACGTCCGTCGGTGGATGCGACCACGCCGGACATTCGCGTACACGGTCACGTCAATCGCAACCATTTGACGTTGAGTTTGGACTTGGCCGGTTACAGTTTGCACCAGCGCGGCTATCGCGAAGGCATGCAGGTGACGGCTCCGTTGAAAGAAAATGTCGCGGCGGCGATTTTGATGCGGGCCAATTGGCCGGAAATCGCCCAACGGGGTGGTTCGCTGTATGACCCCTTGTGCGGTTCCGGTACCTTCCTGGTTGAAGCGGCGATGATGGCGTCCGATGCGGCACCAGGCCTGGCCAAATCCGGTGAAATGCTATTGAACTATTGGCGAGGGCACGACGAAGTCCTGTGGGAAAACCTGGTCGAGGAAGCCGAACAACGCGAAACCGACGGTTTGCGTCAGTTGCCGATGATTTATGGCTCGGACATTTCGCATAAGTCCTTGGACATTGCTCGCGAAGCCATTCAAGCGGCCGGTTATGACGATGTGATTGAAATCAAACAAATGAGCGTTGAGCAGGGACGAAAATGGGGCGATTGGCCGACCGGCTTGATTGTGACCAACCCGCCGTATGGGGAACGCTTGAGCGATGAAGAGTCGGTCAAGCAGATTTACATGCAACTGGGCGAGTACCTGAAGTCGGAATTCAAAGATTGGAAAGCGGCGGTGTTGACGTGCAATACCGAGTTGGGCATGTACCTGGGCATTAAGGCGAAACGTTCGCACGACTTTTACAACGGCGCCATGGCGTGTCGTTTGTTCCGTTTTGATTTGGACGAAAGTTTATTTCGCCAACCGGCCTTGCAGGTCAAGTCGGATTTGGTGTCTCAAGTCCGACGTTTGCAACCGGAGTTGGCGGCGTCCGATAACGCGCGCATGGTGGCCAACCGCATCCGCAAGAATATGAAAGGGCTGAAAAGCTGGGTGAAGCAGCAGGACATTCAAGCCTACCGCGTTTACGATGCCGACATCCCGGAATACGCCCTGGCGATTGATTTGTACGATACGCTGGAAAGCGGTTTGTGGGTGGTGGTGGCTGAATACGCGCCGCCGAAAACCGTTAACCCGACCAAAGCGAAGCGCCGTTTATACGAGGCCTTGTCGGTGTTGCCCGAGGTGTTCGATGTGGCCGCGGAGCGCATTATTTTCAAAGTGCGCAGTCAGCAAAAAGGCCAGGATCAGTACGAAAAAATGGACGAGCAGAAAGCCTTTTTCACCGTGCTGGAAAACCAAACCAAAATCCGCGTCAACTTCACCGATTATCTGGACACCGGTTTGTTTCTAGACCACCGGGACGTGCGCCGGGAAGTGGCGAAGCTGGCCAGTGGAAAACGTTTGTTGAACCTGTTCTGTTACACGGCCAGCGCCACGGCGGAAGCCGTCAAAGCCGGTTGTAAAGGCAGTTTGAGTTTGGATATGTCGAAAACCTATTTGTATTGGGCCAAGCACAATTTCATGTGCAACGACATTGATGAACGACAGCACCGTTTGCAGCAGGAAAATGTGCTGGAATGGCTGGAAAAGCAAACCGATGGTTCGTCTAAAGCGCCGTCCGAGACCTTTGATGTGATTTTCCTGGACCCGCCATCGTTTTCGACGTCCAAGCGCATGGAAGGCACCTTGGACATTCAGCGTGATCATGTGGATTTAATTCGCAAAACCTTGACGCTGTTGGCACCGGGCGGGCGTTTGGTGTTCTCGAACAATCTGCGCAAGTTCAAGCTGGATCAAGCGGCATTTGCCGACGATTGGGCCATTGAAAACATCACTCAGCGCACCTTGCCGAAAGACTTTGCACGTAACCCAAAAATCCACCAGGCCTGGGTGTTTTCGGCGAAATGAAGGTTCTCTAGAACCAAAAGCTTGATTTACATTAAGTCTGGTGAGCGTCGTCGGGCGTGCGCCCCTTTTTTTGTTAGAATGCCGCGGTACCGTCTCTGATGATGGCGGCCGCCCGTAACGATAATGCCATAGGAACCCCGCATGGAACAGAGTATTCGATTCGACGAAGATTTGATTAAGCGTTATAACCAGTCCGGGCCGAGGTACACCTCGTATCCGACGGCGGTGCAGTTTGACGAATCGTTCGGCATTCCCGAGTATCAGGCCGCGGCCGAGCGCAGTAATGCCTCGGATCGTAATCTATCGTTGTATTTTCATATTCCGTTTTGCGATACGGTGTGTTTTTTCTGCGCCTGCAACAAGGTTTGGACGCGGGACCGCAGCAAAACCACGCCTTACCTAGACCGCTTGTACCGCGAAATCGAAATGCAATCCAAGCTGTTCGATCCGAACCGTAAGGTGGACCAATTGCACTGGGGCGGCGGTACGCCGACCTTCATCAATATGGATGAAATGCGCGAGCTGATGACGGTGACGCGCCAGCACTTTAATCTTCATGATGACGATTCCGGTGAATATTCGATTGAAATCGACCCGCGTGAAGCGAATAAAGAATCCGTCAAGTTATTGCGTGACCTGGGCTTTAACCGTATGAGCCTTGGCGTGCAGGATTTTGACCCGAAAGTGCAGAAGGCGGTGAATCGTATTCAGACCGAAGCCCAAACCTTTGAAGTGTTGGAAGGTGCGCGGGAAGCCGGGTTTATGTCGGTGAACGTGGACTTGATTTACGGTTTGCCGCATCAGACCGAAGCCGGCTTTATGGCAACTCTGGACAAGGTCTTGGCGGTGGAGCCGGATCGTTTCTCGGTCTTCAATTATGCCCATATGCCGAGCATGTTCCCGACCCAGAAAAAAATGAATGAAGCCGATATGCCATCGCCGGATGAAAAACTGGCGATTTTGCATGCCACCACAAATCGACTGCTGGAGGCCGGTTATGTCTATATCGGTATGGATCATTTCGCCAAGCCGGACGACGAGTTGGCGGTGGCGCAGCGCAACGAAACCCTGTATCGGAATTTCCAGGGCTATTCCACGCATGCTGAATGCGATTTGGTTGGCATGGGCGCGACGTCGATTTCGTTGATCAATAACACCTATGCGCAGAACTACAAGTCGTTAAACGACTATTATGCGGCGATCGATGCCGGGCACTTGGCGGTGTTCCGTGGCGTGACCTTGACCGAAGACGATGAGTTGAGACGGGATGTGATTACCCGTTTGATCAGCCACTTCCATTTGAATTTTGCCAAGGTCGAGCAGCAGTGGGGCATTGTCTTTAACGAATATTTCGAGCAAGCGCTGCCGAGATTGGCGCCGATGGTGGAAGACGGTTTGATCGAGTTGACGGAAACGGATTTATACGTCACCGCCGCCGGGCGTTTGCTGATTCGCAATATCTGTATGGTGTTTGACGCCTATTTGAAGCCGGGGACTCAAAACCGCTTTTCCAAAGTAATTTAAGACTTGATTTAAGTCGCCCAGTTCTTTTGGAGCGACTTGAATTGCGTTAAGGGTGTACCTGACGGCGAATTTGGTTGACGTCGTCTTCAGTCAGCCCTAATACTTGAATAGTGTCTTCGTACAGAACCGGTAATTCGGTTTCGAGAATATTCTTTTTGTTTTCCAACGCCAAGACGTGCGCCAGTTCCAACATGGCGGTCAATTGGCGAATGTCTTTATCCTTGATGCGATTTAGGTCATCTTCATGATGCAGCAAAATCGCTTTGCAGACTTCATCTTTCAAGCCCCAATCTTTGGTCATGACATAGCCCACCGCGCTGTGCGTCGTACCGAAACGGGCGTATTCGTCCTGGTGGACTTGGTAATGGTTCATTAAACTGGCCACAAAGGTTTCCGGGTGGAGTTTGTCGAGCTCGGCGAATAGGAAAGTGCCGATGTCGTGCACCAATCCAAACATATAGGCTTCCGCCGTATTCAGCAAATTCAGTTTTTTGGTCAGCGGCACCAGAATGTCGGCAATGACGATGCTGTGATAGGACAGGCCTTGCACCGGGCTGGCGTCGAGCATTTTCTGAATTTGCACACAGAAAACATAATGTTTGATGTTTTTCAGGCCGAGAAAGTCGATGGCGGCATCGATGGATTGGATGCTTTTCGGCTTGGGTTTCTTTTGGCTCAGTTTATTGGCCAATGCCACTAAGTCACCTGCCAGCGTGGGGCTGGTGGAGACCAGTTCCTTGATTTTCGAGGGATTGGGGAATTCGTATAAATCGAGGAGTTTGCGCAATTCCATGACTTCCCGGGGGATGGTCACCACCGGGTAGTTGGCGAGGAGTTGGCGAGCCACATCGACTTGATCTTTTAATGACATAGTGCAACCAGGTTTCGTTATTTTTCTATTGTTGTTTGGGATGGGTTCGGCGCTAAAAAAGGTTTGATCGCATCCATAAAGCGTGGCAGGGCTCCGGATTGTTTTTTAAAGCAAGTATGAGCGCGCTCTGCATATTGTTGCCGTTGTTCCGGGTTTTGCGCAAACAGAACCAATTGTTCACCGAGTTGAATGTCGTCGTCGGCAATGGAAATGGCATTGTCATCCTTAAAGGTATCGTAAAGCGCTTGCAAATTCATGTGGTATTGGCCGGATAAAACCGGTTTGCCCAACGCGGCCGGTTCCAGAATGTTATGGCCGCCGAAGGGCACCAGGCTACCGCCCACAAACGCGGCGTCGCTGACTTGGAACCAAAGCATCAATTCACCGATGGTGTCGGCCAGATAAACCTGTGTATCGGCGGTGACCGTCTCGCCACGGGAACGCACCGCAACCTTGAGGTCGGATTGTTCGAGAAGCTTCGAGACCTCGGTAAAGCGGTCGGTGTGCCGGGGGACCAGAATCAACAACGCGTCCGGTGTGGATTTTAATAACGTTTGATGGGCGCTCAACATCAGGACTTCTTCGGAAGTCTGACCGTCTTTGACCGGCCCGTGCGTACTGGCCGCGACCCAGATAAAGCGGTTGTCGGAATGGGCTTCTTTTCGCCAGGCCTGGGCATTTTCCGCTAAATCCGACGGGATGTGAATGTCGGACTTGAGGTTGCCGAGCTGCTGAATACGGTTTCTGTTTGCGCCCAGTGCGATCAAGTGGTCTGTGTCCGCTTTGAATTGACTGACAATTAAGTGGGTTTGATTCAAGGCATTGGCAATCAGGCGGCCGCCCCATTTTCGGTAGGCTTGAAACGATTTTTCCTTGATGCGTGCATTCGCCAGCACCAACGGAATCTGGTGGTCGTGGCAGGCCTGGTATAAATTCGGCCAGATTTCGGTTTCCACCATAATCACCAGTTTGGGGGCGATATTGTCCAGAAAACGCTGTACGGCGCCGGGGTAATCGTATGGAATCATTTGATGCTGAATCGGCACCGGCGCAAAGCGTAAGGCTTGCTGTGCGCCTTGCGTCGAACCGCTGGTCAGGGTGATGGGTAGGTTGGGATATTGTGCTTTCAGTTCAGTCAGCAGGGGGAAAATGGAGCGGGTTTCACCGACCGACACGGCGTGTATCCAAATGCCACCTTTCTGAAACGGCGGGTTATTCCAGCCGAACCGGGCGCGAAAGCATTGCGAGATGGGCGCATAATCGCGATCCTGCCGGGCTTGCTTGTCGGCTTTCCGGCAGCGTTTCCAGCCGGAATAGGCCACCAACGGAAACGCCAGGAATAACAAAAATCGGTAGAGCCAAAGTCCCATTGTCAGTCGTCGTTATCGGTTCAGGTCGTAAATTTGAATGACGCCGACAATGCGGTTTTGTTCCGACACCAGTAAGGAGGTGATTTTTTGTTGGGTCATCATTTCTTCGGCGTCCGACAAGCGGGCGTCGGCATCAATGGTTTTCGGCTGACGTTTCATAATGTCGCCGGCGGTTTTCTGTAAGAAGGTTTCGGTGTTTTCTTCCATTTGGCGGCGTAAATCGCCGTCGGTAATGATGCCTTCGCCATCGTTGACAATGCACAACCCGAGGCGGCCGTCGGTCATGGTATGAATGATTTCTTTCATGCTGGCCGTGGCCGGAATGAAGGGCAGGTTTTCCGATTTCATTTCGTGTTTGACGCGGGTTAAGAGTTTGCGCCCGAGGCTACCACCTGGGTGGAAGCGAGCAAAATCCTGCGGCTGGAAGTCGCGGGCTTCCATCAGGGCGACGGCTAGCGCATCGCCCATGACCAGCGTGGCGGTGGTGGATGAGGTTGGCGCCAGTTGATGTGGGCAGGCTTCTTGCGGCACGGCAATGTTCAGATGGAACTCGGAGTTTTTCGCCAAGGTTGATTCCGGGCGGCCGGTCATGGAGATGATGGTATTGCCATTGTCTTTTAAAAACGGAATCAGCTTGATGACTTCTTCGGTTTCACCGGAGTTGGAGATGGCGAGAAAGACATCTTCGGGGGACACCATGCCCAAATCGCCGTGAAACGCTTCGCCTGGGTGCATGAAAAAACACGGCGTGCCGGTGCTGGCCAGGGTGGCCATGATTTTTTTACCGATGAGGCCGGATTTCCCCATGCCACAAATGACCAGACGCCCCTGTGTTTTGAGAATGGCGTCGACGCTTT
This window harbors:
- the hemN gene encoding oxygen-independent coproporphyrinogen III oxidase; its protein translation is MEQSIRFDEDLIKRYNQSGPRYTSYPTAVQFDESFGIPEYQAAAERSNASDRNLSLYFHIPFCDTVCFFCACNKVWTRDRSKTTPYLDRLYREIEMQSKLFDPNRKVDQLHWGGGTPTFINMDEMRELMTVTRQHFNLHDDDSGEYSIEIDPREANKESVKLLRDLGFNRMSLGVQDFDPKVQKAVNRIQTEAQTFEVLEGAREAGFMSVNVDLIYGLPHQTEAGFMATLDKVLAVEPDRFSVFNYAHMPSMFPTQKKMNEADMPSPDEKLAILHATTNRLLEAGYVYIGMDHFAKPDDELAVAQRNETLYRNFQGYSTHAECDLVGMGATSISLINNTYAQNYKSLNDYYAAIDAGHLAVFRGVTLTEDDELRRDVITRLISHFHLNFAKVEQQWGIVFNEYFEQALPRLAPMVEDGLIELTETDLYVTAAGRLLIRNICMVFDAYLKPGTQNRFSKVI
- the rlmKL gene encoding bifunctional 23S rRNA (guanine(2069)-N(7))-methyltransferase RlmK/23S rRNA (guanine(2445)-N(2))-methyltransferase RlmL encodes the protein MCRFFATSPPGLNELLREELTRFGAENIKVQPTGATFEGPLDVGYRTCLWSRLANRVYYVLLETEVPNQEALSGLVASIDWIQHVAQDGTFAVSFTGKGLGIEHSHYGALKIKDGIVDYFRERYQTRPSVDATTPDIRVHGHVNRNHLTLSLDLAGYSLHQRGYREGMQVTAPLKENVAAAILMRANWPEIAQRGGSLYDPLCGSGTFLVEAAMMASDAAPGLAKSGEMLLNYWRGHDEVLWENLVEEAEQRETDGLRQLPMIYGSDISHKSLDIAREAIQAAGYDDVIEIKQMSVEQGRKWGDWPTGLIVTNPPYGERLSDEESVKQIYMQLGEYLKSEFKDWKAAVLTCNTELGMYLGIKAKRSHDFYNGAMACRLFRFDLDESLFRQPALQVKSDLVSQVRRLQPELAASDNARMVANRIRKNMKGLKSWVKQQDIQAYRVYDADIPEYALAIDLYDTLESGLWVVVAEYAPPKTVNPTKAKRRLYEALSVLPEVFDVAAERIIFKVRSQQKGQDQYEKMDEQKAFFTVLENQTKIRVNFTDYLDTGLFLDHRDVRREVAKLASGKRLLNLFCYTASATAEAVKAGCKGSLSLDMSKTYLYWAKHNFMCNDIDERQHRLQQENVLEWLEKQTDGSSKAPSETFDVIFLDPPSFSTSKRMEGTLDIQRDHVDLIRKTLTLLAPGGRLVFSNNLRKFKLDQAAFADDWAIENITQRTLPKDFARNPKIHQAWVFSAK
- a CDS encoding lytic murein transglycosylase, with product MTHITRLFFTVFVSFLLAQSPAMAYEPPPQSEADFQAWLKGFKKQARQDGISQQTLNQAFKNVHLNERVLELDRRQPEFTRTFWQYFNRAVTDWRIETGQKLYEKYKPQLQEVTREYGVPGRFLIAFWGMETNFGGYTGNTPIIESLATLSYDRRRSEFFQRELMAALRIIDQGHIDPAQMKGSWAGAMGQCQFMPSNYLRYAVDADNSGKRDLWNSLPDVFYSMGNFLNELGWQREENWGREVTLPEAFDLGLADGRTKRPLDEWRQLGLKLADGRPLPKADMEAALLLPYDYRGPAFLVFDNFDVIKRWNRSDSYALAVGHLADRIVGRPPLSKTAPKDDKSLTRDQIKELQERLALAGEDIGKIDGIAGSKTRSALRAFQLQNGLPADGYPSYRMLKILQKTVR
- a CDS encoding HDOD domain-containing protein, translating into MSLKDQVDVARQLLANYPVVTIPREVMELRKLLDLYEFPNPSKIKELVSTSPTLAGDLVALANKLSQKKPKPKSIQSIDAAIDFLGLKNIKHYVFCVQIQKMLDASPVQGLSYHSIVIADILVPLTKKLNLLNTAEAYMFGLVHDIGTFLFAELDKLHPETFVASLMNHYQVHQDEYARFGTTHSAVGYVMTKDWGLKDEVCKAILLHHEDDLNRIKDKDIRQLTAMLELAHVLALENKKNILETELPVLYEDTIQVLGLTEDDVNQIRRQVHP
- a CDS encoding 3-deoxy-D-manno-octulosonic acid transferase, with product MGLWLYRFLLFLAFPLVAYSGWKRCRKADKQARQDRDYAPISQCFRARFGWNNPPFQKGGIWIHAVSVGETRSIFPLLTELKAQYPNLPITLTSGSTQGAQQALRFAPVPIQHQMIPYDYPGAVQRFLDNIAPKLVIMVETEIWPNLYQACHDHQIPLVLANARIKEKSFQAYRKWGGRLIANALNQTHLIVSQFKADTDHLIALGANRNRIQQLGNLKSDIHIPSDLAENAQAWRKEAHSDNRFIWVAASTHGPVKDGQTSEEVLMLSAHQTLLKSTPDALLILVPRHTDRFTEVSKLLEQSDLKVAVRSRGETVTADTQVYLADTIGELMLWFQVSDAAFVGGSLVPFGGHNILEPAALGKPVLSGQYHMNLQALYDTFKDDNAISIADDDIQLGEQLVLFAQNPEQRQQYAERAHTCFKKQSGALPRFMDAIKPFLAPNPSQTTIEK
- the lspA gene encoding signal peptidase II, which gives rise to MTHPVTLSQSALKTLWLAVVLLVLDQLTKYWANTGLTLGEPVAILPHLNFTLVYNYGAAFSFLADMGGWQRWLFTGLALGVSGALLFWLSKLPKVWSAETVGINLILSGAVGNVIDRILFGRVTDFVDFYIGSWHYATFNVADMAINIGAGLLILSEFWLKPRREKRAVQRDES
- the ileS gene encoding isoleucine--tRNA ligase; translation: MTKDYKPTLNLPETDFPMRGNLPNREPKQVERWMQVDLYRKVRETMAGRPKFILHDGPPYANGQIHIGHAVNKVLKDMIVKSKGLSGFDAPYVPGWDCHGLPIELNVEKKKGKVGQKIGATEFRQACRDYAQKQVDAQMTDFKRLGVVADWDQPYLTKDYQFEANEIRALAKIVENGHLMKGTKPVYWSVGGHSALAEAEVEYEDKRSHAIDVRFKVLDEAAFFERCHHVEAQLGEGPLSVVIWTTTPWTLPANQAVSINPELEYAVVQVEGENGSERLFLAEALLKDSMDKWGFENYRVIAYGRGDQFELIRLQHPFYDRIVPLILGDHVTTDAGTGCVHTAPGHGQEDYAVGLKYDLEVDCPVDGRGNYVSGTPLFEGENVLKADDHVIEVLQEHQALVHHEAIVHSYPHCWRTKTPLIFRATPQWFISMTEGHLRDQAMDAIQKVEWVPDWGKARIEGMVDGRPDWCISRQRFWGVPIPIFIHKATGTMHPNTVEMMEKVAQMVEEKSIDAWYDLEPEVLLGVEADDYEKVTDILDVWFDSGISHFTVLDQRDELTTPADLYLEGSDQHRGWFQSSLLTSLAIRGSAPYKQVLTHGFTVDKDGKKMSKSKGNVVAPQDIANKFGADILRLWIAAADYRYEMTVSDEIIQRTADAYRRIRNTSRFLLANLNGFDPKTDAVPYDEMLPLDQWAVGQAAQIQQEVEAAYESYHFHTIYQAVTHFCSVELGAFYLDVIKDRQYTCKADSLPRRSAQTALYHIVEALTRWIAPILSFTAEEIWQSLPGDRSDTVFTEQWYDGLTALDETQPMNSAYWARMMDVRSAVAKQLEQLRNDGVVKGSLTAEVTLYADGDLFEQIQALQDELRFVLITSYAIVKPASEKTDTAVTTDVDGLWVDAGAADKPKCGRCWHHREDVGSHSEDEDLCQRCIDNVYGEGEQRQFA